One genomic region from Streptomyces sp. NBC_01431 encodes:
- a CDS encoding efflux RND transporter permease subunit: protein MSWLSRFSLAQRALIGLTSIVAIVFGAIAIPQLKQQLLPTIELPMVSVLAPYQGASPDVVEKQVVEPLEKNIKAVSGVKGITSTASEGNAVIMATFEYGTGTKQLVADIQQAVNRSRNQLPSEVDPQVVAGSTDDMPAVVLAVTSDKDQQALADQLDRTVVPVLEDIQGVGRVSVNGVQDLQVNVTPDAKKLAAAGLDTMALADALKAGGATVPGGSFAEDGKSRTVQVGSPYTSVKQIQDLRIKPHQGGAVRLGDIATVQQEPSKRVSITRTNGRPSLAVMATMDHDGSAVAISQAVKDKLPGLKKDLGSGAELTVVSDQGPQVSKAISGLTTEGALGLLFAVIVILLFLASVRSTLVTAVSIPLSVVLALVVLWIGDYSLNMLTLGALTIAIGRVVDDSIVVLENIKRHLGYGEERHSAILAAVKEVAGAVTSSTLTTVAVFLPIGLVGGMVGELFGSFSVTVTAALLASLLVSLTVVPVLSYWFLRAPKAIAGIDPGEARRTAEEKETRSRLQRTYVPVLRFATRRRLTSVLLAAVVLIGTFAMAGLLKTNFFDQGKQDTLSIKQELAPGTSLDAADAASKKVEQILAADPAVKSYQVTVGSSGFMAAFGGGTGANQASYTVTLKNADDYDKAHDRLEAALKGQPGDPAISTGGGFGSQDLSVVVKAADADVLKNASEQVRQAVASLKDVSDVQSDLAQSVPRVSVQPNDKATDAGFNQATLGAAVAQQVRGTQVAKAVMGDSERDVYITSANPATTVDQLKNLVLGPVKLGDIADVKLVPGPVSMTRIDGARSATITAKPVGDNTGKVSADLQAKIKDLKLPAGATASIGGVSSDQSDAFKNLGLAMLAAIAIVFMLLVATFKSLIQPLILLVSIPFAATGAIGLLIATGTPMGVPAMIGMLMLIGIVVTNAIVLIDLINQYRGQGLGVVEAVVEGGRHRLRPILMTALATIFALLPMALGITGEGGFIAQPLAVVVIGGLVTSTLLTLLLVPTLYAMVELRKERKATKKAAKRARKSGGSAPADSDHLEPANA, encoded by the coding sequence ATGTCCTGGCTGTCCAGATTCAGCCTCGCGCAACGGGCCCTGATAGGCCTGACGTCGATCGTCGCGATCGTCTTCGGGGCGATCGCCATTCCGCAGCTGAAGCAGCAATTGCTGCCCACCATCGAACTGCCGATGGTGTCGGTGCTCGCCCCCTACCAGGGCGCGTCCCCCGACGTGGTCGAGAAGCAGGTCGTCGAGCCGCTCGAAAAGAACATCAAGGCCGTCAGCGGAGTCAAGGGCATCACGTCCACGGCGTCCGAGGGCAACGCCGTGATCATGGCGACCTTCGAGTACGGCACCGGTACCAAGCAGCTCGTCGCCGACATCCAGCAGGCCGTCAACCGGTCCCGCAACCAGCTGCCGTCGGAGGTCGACCCGCAGGTCGTGGCCGGCTCCACCGACGACATGCCGGCCGTCGTGCTGGCGGTGACCTCCGACAAGGACCAGCAGGCGCTCGCCGACCAGCTCGACCGCACGGTCGTCCCGGTCCTCGAAGACATCCAGGGCGTCGGCCGGGTCAGCGTCAACGGCGTCCAGGACCTCCAGGTCAACGTCACGCCCGACGCCAAGAAGCTCGCCGCGGCCGGCCTCGACACCATGGCGCTCGCCGACGCCCTGAAGGCGGGCGGCGCGACCGTCCCCGGCGGCTCGTTCGCCGAGGACGGCAAGAGCCGTACGGTCCAGGTGGGCAGCCCGTACACCTCCGTGAAGCAGATCCAGGACCTGCGGATCAAGCCGCACCAGGGTGGTGCGGTTCGCCTCGGCGACATCGCCACCGTCCAGCAGGAGCCCTCCAAGCGGGTCTCCATCACGCGGACCAACGGCAGGCCCAGCCTCGCGGTGATGGCCACCATGGACCACGACGGCAGCGCCGTCGCCATCTCCCAGGCCGTCAAGGACAAGCTGCCCGGCCTGAAGAAGGACCTTGGCTCGGGGGCGGAGCTCACCGTCGTCTCGGACCAGGGCCCGCAGGTCTCCAAGGCCATCTCCGGCCTGACCACCGAGGGCGCGCTCGGCCTGCTCTTCGCGGTGATCGTGATCCTGCTCTTCCTGGCCTCGGTCCGCTCCACCCTGGTCACCGCGGTCTCCATCCCGCTGTCCGTGGTCCTCGCGCTGGTCGTGCTGTGGATCGGGGACTACTCGCTCAACATGCTCACCCTGGGCGCGCTGACGATCGCGATCGGCCGGGTCGTCGACGACTCGATCGTGGTCCTGGAGAACATCAAGCGGCACCTCGGCTACGGCGAGGAGCGCCACTCGGCGATCCTCGCCGCGGTCAAGGAGGTCGCCGGGGCGGTCACGTCCTCCACCCTGACCACGGTCGCGGTGTTCCTGCCGATCGGTCTGGTCGGCGGCATGGTCGGTGAGCTCTTCGGGTCCTTCAGTGTGACGGTCACCGCGGCCCTGCTCGCCTCGCTGCTCGTCTCGTTGACCGTGGTCCCGGTCCTGTCGTACTGGTTCCTGCGCGCGCCGAAGGCGATCGCGGGCATCGACCCGGGCGAGGCGCGCCGCACGGCGGAGGAGAAGGAGACCAGGTCCCGCCTTCAGCGGACGTACGTCCCGGTGCTCCGCTTCGCGACCCGCCGCCGCCTCACCAGCGTGCTGCTGGCGGCCGTCGTCCTGATCGGTACGTTCGCGATGGCCGGCCTGCTGAAGACCAACTTCTTCGACCAGGGCAAGCAGGACACCCTCTCGATCAAGCAGGAGCTGGCCCCCGGTACCAGCCTGGACGCGGCGGACGCGGCGTCCAAGAAGGTCGAGCAGATCCTCGCCGCCGACCCGGCGGTCAAGAGCTACCAGGTCACCGTCGGTTCCTCCGGCTTCATGGCGGCCTTCGGCGGCGGCACCGGCGCCAACCAGGCCTCGTACACCGTGACGCTCAAGAACGCGGACGACTACGACAAGGCGCACGACCGTCTCGAAGCGGCCCTCAAGGGCCAGCCGGGCGACCCGGCCATCTCGACCGGCGGCGGCTTCGGCAGCCAGGACCTGAGCGTCGTCGTCAAGGCGGCCGACGCGGACGTCCTGAAGAACGCCTCGGAGCAGGTCCGCCAAGCGGTCGCGAGCCTCAAGGACGTCAGCGACGTCCAGAGCGACCTGGCGCAGAGCGTGCCCCGGGTCTCGGTGCAGCCCAACGACAAGGCGACCGACGCGGGCTTCAACCAGGCCACGCTCGGCGCGGCCGTCGCCCAGCAGGTGCGCGGCACGCAGGTCGCCAAGGCGGTCATGGGCGACTCCGAGCGGGACGTCTACATCACCTCGGCCAACCCGGCCACCACCGTCGACCAGCTCAAGAACCTTGTCCTCGGCCCGGTCAAGCTCGGTGACATCGCCGACGTGAAGCTGGTTCCGGGGCCGGTCTCGATGACCCGGATCGACGGCGCCCGCTCCGCGACCATCACCGCCAAGCCGGTCGGCGACAACACCGGCAAGGTCAGCGCCGACCTCCAGGCCAAGATCAAGGATCTGAAGCTGCCGGCCGGCGCCACCGCCTCCATCGGCGGGGTCTCCTCCGACCAGTCGGACGCGTTCAAGAACCTGGGCCTGGCGATGCTGGCGGCGATCGCGATCGTCTTCATGCTCCTGGTCGCGACGTTCAAGTCGCTGATCCAGCCGCTGATCCTGCTGGTCTCCATCCCGTTCGCGGCGACCGGCGCGATCGGTCTGCTGATAGCCACCGGCACCCCGATGGGCGTCCCGGCGATGATCGGGATGCTGATGCTGATCGGCATCGTGGTGACCAACGCGATCGTCCTGATCGACCTGATCAACCAGTACCGCGGGCAGGGCCTCGGGGTGGTCGAGGCGGTCGTCGAGGGCGGCCGCCACCGCCTGCGCCCGATCCTGATGACGGCGCTCGCGACCATCTTCGCGCTGCTCCCGATGGCGCTCGGCATCACCGGCGAGGGCGGCTTCATCGCCCAGCCGCTCGCGGTCGTGGTGATCGGCGGTCTGGTGACGTCGACGCTGCTCACCCTGCTCCTGGTCCCGACCCTCTACGCGATGGTCGAGCTCCGCAAGGAGCGCAAGGCCACGAAGAAGGCCGCCAAGCGCGCCAGGAAGTCCGGGGGTTCGGCCCCCGCCGACTCCGACCACCTGGAGCCGGCCAACGCCTGA
- a CDS encoding response regulator transcription factor, translated as MTIKVVLADDQALLRSAFRVLVDSEPDMKVVGEAADGAEVVDVVHATMPDVVLMDIRMPGTDGLAATRAITADPALAAVHVVMLTTFEVDEYVVQSLRAGASGFLGKGAEPEELLGAIRIAAAGEALLSPAATKGLITTFLAQGGSWDGSGQDPRRHGERLAALTVREREVLVQVAGGHSNDEIAERLAVSPLTVKTHVNRAMAKLGARDRAQLVVIAYESGLVRPRVD; from the coding sequence ATGACGATCAAGGTGGTACTCGCCGACGACCAGGCACTGCTGCGTTCGGCGTTCCGCGTCCTGGTGGACTCCGAACCCGACATGAAGGTCGTGGGGGAGGCGGCCGACGGCGCGGAGGTCGTGGACGTGGTCCACGCGACGATGCCGGACGTCGTCCTGATGGACATCCGGATGCCCGGGACCGACGGCCTTGCCGCGACCCGGGCCATCACCGCCGACCCCGCGCTCGCCGCCGTCCACGTGGTCATGCTGACGACCTTCGAGGTTGACGAGTACGTCGTGCAGTCGCTGCGCGCCGGCGCCTCGGGCTTCCTCGGCAAGGGCGCCGAGCCCGAGGAGCTGCTCGGCGCGATCCGGATCGCGGCGGCCGGCGAGGCGCTCCTTTCGCCGGCCGCGACCAAGGGCCTCATCACCACTTTCCTTGCGCAGGGCGGCAGTTGGGACGGCAGCGGCCAGGACCCGCGGCGACACGGCGAACGGCTTGCCGCGCTCACGGTCCGCGAGCGGGAGGTACTCGTCCAGGTCGCGGGCGGCCACTCCAACGACGAGATCGCCGAACGCCTCGCCGTCAGCCCGCTCACCGTCAAGACCCACGTCAACCGCGCGATGGCCAAACTGGGCGCCCGCGACCGTGCCCAGTTGGTGGTCATCGCCTACGAATCGGGACTGGTCCGCCCACGGGTGGACTGA
- a CDS encoding sensor histidine kinase — protein MTLVDRARPWLKAHPLALDAALAFGVLLCMVVSSFADPHGPNGPTFGTRTPGLRSLVLMTLAAAALVLRRRRPMPVLACTGALATVELCLGAPPAPVAMSAVVALYTVAAHTDRPTTYRVGVLTIVVLTGTAMLFGAPPWYSQEHLGVFAWTGLAAAVGDAVRSRRAFIDAIRERAERAEHGREEEARRRVAEERLRIARDLHDVVAHHIALVNVQAGVAAHVMDKRPDQAKEALAHVREASRSALGELRATVGLLRQSGDPAAPTEPAPGLAVLDDLLRGFRRAGLPVELARTDHSPLPASVDLAAYRVIQEALTNVRKHAGPGARAEVSVVRVGPNAEITVIDNGAGGAESDGGGHGLLGMRERVTALGGRCTAGPRYGGGFRVQAILPVEAAGSEAQGEGSS, from the coding sequence GTGACCCTCGTCGACCGTGCCCGTCCCTGGCTCAAGGCGCACCCCCTGGCCCTCGATGCCGCACTCGCCTTCGGCGTACTGCTCTGCATGGTCGTCAGCTCCTTCGCCGACCCGCACGGGCCGAACGGGCCCACCTTCGGCACCCGTACGCCGGGGCTCCGCTCACTCGTCCTGATGACACTGGCCGCGGCCGCCCTCGTCCTGCGGCGGCGCCGGCCCATGCCGGTGCTCGCCTGCACCGGGGCGCTCGCCACGGTCGAGCTGTGCCTGGGCGCGCCGCCCGCGCCCGTCGCGATGAGCGCCGTCGTCGCGCTCTACACGGTCGCCGCCCACACCGACCGCCCCACCACCTACCGGGTCGGCGTGCTCACCATCGTCGTCCTCACCGGTACGGCGATGCTCTTCGGCGCCCCGCCCTGGTACTCCCAGGAGCACCTGGGGGTCTTCGCCTGGACCGGCCTCGCCGCGGCCGTCGGCGACGCGGTGCGCAGCCGGCGCGCCTTCATCGACGCCATCCGCGAGCGCGCCGAGCGCGCCGAACACGGCCGCGAGGAGGAGGCCCGCCGCCGGGTCGCCGAGGAACGGCTGCGGATCGCCCGCGACCTCCACGACGTCGTGGCCCACCACATCGCCCTCGTCAACGTGCAGGCCGGCGTCGCCGCCCACGTCATGGACAAGCGGCCCGACCAGGCCAAGGAGGCCCTCGCCCACGTCCGCGAGGCGAGCCGCTCCGCATTGGGTGAACTCCGCGCCACCGTCGGCCTGTTGCGCCAGTCCGGCGACCCTGCAGCGCCCACCGAACCGGCCCCGGGCCTTGCGGTCCTCGACGACCTGCTCCGCGGCTTCCGGCGCGCGGGGCTGCCCGTCGAGCTGGCCCGTACCGACCACTCCCCGCTGCCCGCGTCCGTCGACCTCGCCGCGTACCGGGTGATCCAGGAGGCCCTCACCAATGTGCGCAAGCACGCGGGGCCCGGAGCCAGGGCCGAGGTGAGCGTCGTGCGGGTCGGCCCCAACGCCGAGATCACCGTCATCGACAACGGCGCCGGCGGCGCCGAGAGCGACGGCGGCGGCCACGGTCTGCTCGGCATGCGCGAGCGCGTCACCGCGCTCGGCGGCAGGTGCACCGCGGGGCCCCGCTACGGCGGCGGCTTCCGCGTGCAGGCGATACTTCCGGTCGAGGCCGCGGGGAGCGAGGCCCAGGGGGAAGGCAGTTCATGA
- the nadA gene encoding quinolinate synthase NadA, translating to MRDVTTAQPRQDRVELDVQPTPLALLLLGREADPKSERGVECPGDLPSPSDPDLVERARAAKAKLGDKVFILGHHYQRDEVIEFADVTGDSFKLAKDAAAKPEAEYIVFCGVHFMAESADILTGDDQKVVLPDLAAGCSMADMATAEQVAECWDVLTEAGIADQVVPVSYMNSSADIKAFTGKHGGTICTSSNAERALNWAFEQGEPDSAKVLFLPDQHLGRNTAVRDLGMSLEDCVLYNPHKPNGGLTVEELRGAKMILWRGHCSVHGRFSLDSVNDVRERIPGVNVLVHPECKHEVVAAADYVGSTEYIIKALEAAPRGSKWAIGTELNLVRRLANRFAAEDKEIVFLDKTVCFCSTMNRIDLPHLVWTLESLAEGKLINQIQVDKETESFAKLALERMLALP from the coding sequence GTGCGTGACGTGACCACCGCCCAGCCCCGTCAGGACCGCGTCGAACTGGATGTCCAGCCGACGCCGCTCGCCCTGCTGCTGCTCGGCCGCGAGGCCGACCCCAAGAGCGAGCGCGGGGTGGAGTGTCCCGGCGACCTTCCCTCCCCCTCCGACCCGGACCTCGTGGAGCGCGCCCGCGCCGCGAAGGCGAAGCTCGGGGACAAGGTCTTCATCCTCGGCCACCACTACCAGCGCGACGAGGTCATCGAGTTCGCCGACGTGACCGGCGATTCGTTCAAGCTGGCCAAGGACGCGGCCGCCAAGCCCGAGGCCGAGTACATCGTGTTCTGCGGTGTGCACTTCATGGCCGAGTCGGCGGACATCCTGACCGGTGACGACCAGAAGGTCGTCCTTCCCGACCTCGCGGCGGGCTGCTCGATGGCCGACATGGCCACCGCCGAGCAGGTCGCCGAGTGCTGGGACGTACTGACCGAGGCCGGCATAGCCGATCAGGTCGTGCCCGTCTCCTACATGAACTCCTCGGCCGACATCAAGGCGTTCACCGGCAAGCACGGCGGCACGATCTGCACCTCCTCCAACGCCGAGCGCGCCCTGAACTGGGCCTTCGAGCAGGGAGAGCCCGATTCGGCGAAGGTGCTGTTCCTGCCGGACCAGCACCTGGGCCGCAACACCGCGGTGCGCGACCTCGGCATGTCGCTGGAGGACTGCGTGCTCTACAACCCGCACAAGCCGAACGGCGGGCTCACCGTCGAGGAGCTGCGGGGCGCCAAGATGATCCTGTGGCGCGGGCACTGCTCGGTGCACGGCCGCTTCTCGCTGGACTCGGTGAACGACGTGCGCGAGCGGATCCCGGGCGTGAACGTCCTGGTGCACCCCGAGTGCAAGCACGAGGTGGTGGCCGCCGCGGACTACGTTGGCTCCACCGAGTACATCATCAAGGCGCTGGAGGCCGCGCCGCGCGGCTCGAAGTGGGCGATCGGCACCGAGCTGAACCTGGTGCGGCGCCTGGCCAACCGCTTCGCCGCCGAGGACAAGGAGATCGTCTTCCTCGACAAGACGGTCTGCTTCTGCTCGACCATGAACCGCATCGACCTCCCCCACCTGGTGTGGACGCTGGAGTCGCTCGCCGAGGGCAAGCTGATCAACCAGATCCAGGTCGACAAGGAGACCGAGAGCTTCGCGAAGCTGGCCCTGGAGCGGATGCTGGCGCTGCCGTAG
- a CDS encoding DUF3043 domain-containing protein: MFRSRSNEEKAPTTKVTADLSKQPRDPEAPKGRPTPKRSEAQTQRRRASTVPTDRKEAAKRQREARRIDMAKQREALANGDQRYLPARDKGPVRKFVRDFVDSRFSVAEMFLPLAVIILVLSMIRIGSLQNLSLLLWLVVIVLIVVDSIGLAFRLKRALAARFPDEPKKGAVAYGLMRTLQMRRLRLPKPQVKRGERP, translated from the coding sequence GTGTTCCGTAGCCGTTCCAATGAAGAGAAGGCCCCCACCACCAAGGTGACGGCGGACCTCTCCAAGCAGCCCCGCGACCCCGAGGCCCCCAAGGGGCGCCCCACTCCCAAGCGGAGTGAGGCGCAGACTCAGCGACGCCGGGCCTCGACCGTGCCGACCGACCGCAAGGAGGCCGCCAAGCGCCAGCGCGAGGCGCGCCGGATCGACATGGCAAAGCAGCGCGAGGCGCTCGCCAACGGCGACCAGCGCTACCTCCCGGCCCGCGACAAGGGGCCGGTGCGCAAGTTCGTCCGCGACTTCGTCGACTCCCGGTTCTCGGTCGCCGAGATGTTCCTGCCGCTCGCGGTGATCATCCTGGTCCTCTCGATGATCCGCATTGGCAGCCTGCAGAACCTCTCGCTGCTGCTGTGGCTCGTCGTGATCGTGCTGATCGTCGTCGACTCGATCGGGCTCGCCTTCCGTCTGAAGAGGGCGCTGGCCGCCCGCTTCCCGGACGAGCCGAAGAAGGGCGCCGTCGCCTACGGTCTGATGCGCACGCTCCAGATGCGCCGGCTGCGGCTGCCGAAGCCGCAGGTCAAGCGCGGAGAGCGGCCCTGA
- a CDS encoding class I SAM-dependent methyltransferase: MRNVVRQELVARQLDEQIAARFPVGQRLRVLDVGMGQGTQALRLARAGHSVTGLESDAQMLKVAREALATEPEGIRERVRLIEGDGRETGVHFLPGSFDVVLCHGVLMYVQDPDAMLAGLARMLAPGGLLSLLVRNADALAMRSGLAGDWPGALSAFDTDSYTNRLGLAVRADRLAVLTRTLDGIAAPLHAWYGVRVFTDNAPDDAQLPAADELERLLAAEDRAARTDPYRQVAALLHLFGVRG; this comes from the coding sequence CTGCGCAACGTCGTCCGCCAGGAACTCGTGGCCCGTCAGCTGGACGAGCAGATAGCCGCCCGCTTCCCGGTGGGCCAGCGCCTGCGGGTCCTGGACGTCGGCATGGGCCAGGGCACCCAGGCCCTGCGCCTGGCCCGCGCCGGGCACTCGGTGACGGGCCTGGAGTCCGACGCGCAGATGCTGAAGGTGGCGCGCGAGGCGCTGGCCACCGAGCCCGAGGGTATCCGCGAGCGGGTCCGGCTGATCGAGGGCGACGGTCGCGAGACCGGCGTGCACTTCCTGCCGGGCTCCTTCGACGTGGTGCTCTGCCACGGGGTGCTGATGTACGTCCAGGACCCGGACGCGATGCTCGCGGGGCTGGCCCGGATGCTCGCCCCGGGCGGGCTGCTCTCGCTGCTCGTGCGCAACGCGGACGCGCTGGCCATGCGCTCGGGGCTCGCCGGGGACTGGCCGGGCGCCCTGTCGGCCTTCGACACGGATTCGTACACCAACCGCCTGGGTCTGGCGGTGCGCGCCGACCGTCTGGCCGTGCTGACCCGCACGCTCGACGGGATCGCGGCGCCGCTGCACGCCTGGTACGGGGTGCGGGTGTTCACCGACAACGCGCCCGACGACGCGCAGCTGCCGGCCGCCGACGAGCTGGAGCGGCTGCTCGCGGCCGAGGACCGGGCCGCTCGCACCGACCCCTATCGCCAGGTCGCGGCGCTGCTGCACCTGTTCGGCGTACGGGGCTGA
- a CDS encoding PspA/IM30 family protein, protein MSGVMKRMGMIFRAKANKALDRAEDPRETLDYSYQKQLELLQKVRRGVADVATSRKRLELQLNQLQSQSSKLEDQGRKALSLGREDLAREALSRRASLQQQVTDLETQHQTLQGEEEKLTLAAQRLQAKVDAFRTKKETIKATYTAAQAQTRIAESFSGISEEMSDVGLAIQRAEDKTAQLQARAGAIDELLASGALDDQSGLAKDDIQTELDRLSGGTDVELELQRMKAELMGGGASGQQAIEGGAAAPQDKAPQQSPRFDKQ, encoded by the coding sequence ATGAGCGGTGTCATGAAGCGTATGGGGATGATCTTCCGCGCGAAGGCGAACAAGGCCCTTGACCGGGCCGAGGACCCTCGCGAGACCCTCGATTACTCGTACCAGAAGCAGCTGGAGCTGCTCCAGAAGGTACGCCGGGGCGTCGCCGACGTGGCGACCTCCCGCAAGCGTCTGGAGCTGCAGCTCAACCAGCTCCAGAGCCAGTCCTCCAAGCTGGAGGACCAGGGCCGCAAGGCCCTCTCGCTCGGCCGTGAGGACCTGGCCCGCGAGGCCCTGTCCCGCCGTGCCTCGCTCCAGCAGCAGGTCACCGACCTGGAGACGCAGCACCAGACCCTCCAGGGCGAGGAGGAGAAGCTCACCCTTGCGGCCCAGCGTCTCCAGGCCAAGGTCGACGCCTTCCGTACGAAGAAGGAAACGATCAAGGCCACCTACACGGCGGCCCAGGCGCAGACCCGGATCGCCGAGTCCTTCTCCGGCATCTCCGAGGAGATGAGCGACGTCGGCCTCGCCATCCAGCGGGCCGAGGACAAGACCGCGCAGCTCCAGGCGCGGGCCGGCGCGATCGACGAACTGCTTGCCTCCGGCGCCCTCGACGACCAGTCGGGGCTCGCCAAGGACGACATCCAGACCGAGCTGGACCGGCTGTCCGGTGGTACGGATGTAGAGCTGGAACTGCAGCGGATGAAGGCCGAGCTGATGGGTGGCGGAGCAAGCGGCCAGCAGGCCATCGAGGGCGGCGCCGCAGCTCCCCAGGACAAGGCCCCGCAGCAGAGCCCGCGCTTCGACAAGCAGTGA
- the pspAA gene encoding PspA-associated protein PspAA: MIVRIMGEGQVKLVDSHFAELNKLDDDLLNHMEAGDEEGFRTTLGALLDAVRRLGEPLPDEALEPSELILPAADATLDEVKDMLGDDGLIPG; the protein is encoded by the coding sequence ATGATCGTCCGGATCATGGGGGAGGGGCAGGTGAAGCTGGTGGACAGCCACTTCGCCGAGCTCAACAAACTCGACGACGACCTCCTCAATCATATGGAGGCCGGTGACGAGGAGGGCTTCCGCACCACCCTCGGTGCGCTCCTCGACGCCGTCCGCCGCCTGGGCGAGCCGCTGCCCGACGAGGCGCTGGAGCCGTCCGAGCTGATCCTGCCCGCCGCGGACGCCACCCTGGACGAGGTCAAGGACATGCTTGGCGACGACGGCTTGATCCCGGGCTGA
- a CDS encoding HesB/IscA family protein, with translation MSVSDETTTVSDGILLSDAAAAKVKGLLEQEGRDDLALRVAVQPGGCSGLRYQLFFDERSLDGDVVKDFDGVKVVTDRMSAPYLGGASIDFVDTIEKQGFTIDNPNATGSCACGDSFS, from the coding sequence ATGTCCGTATCGGACGAGACCACCACCGTGAGCGACGGCATCCTCCTGTCCGACGCCGCCGCCGCCAAGGTCAAGGGCCTCCTTGAGCAGGAAGGCCGGGACGACCTGGCGCTGCGTGTCGCCGTTCAGCCCGGCGGCTGCTCCGGCCTGCGCTACCAGCTGTTCTTCGACGAGCGTTCGCTCGACGGCGATGTCGTCAAGGACTTCGACGGCGTCAAGGTCGTCACCGACCGCATGAGCGCTCCCTACCTGGGCGGTGCGTCGATCGACTTCGTGGACACCATCGAGAAGCAGGGCTTCACGATCGACAACCCGAACGCGACGGGCTCCTGCGCCTGCGGCGACTCCTTCAGCTAG
- a CDS encoding S1C family serine protease, whose translation MDASLRRSRVRRTVPIVTAVVAISGLLGGCSQSGSAAPREPSSPSASTSRSSGSVTDSLQSDYQRVIKNVLPSVVQIDASNSLGSGIVYDGQGHVVTNAHVVGNGRTFKVWTSGSSSAITARLVAAYPEQDLAVIKLDSVPSGLKPARFGDSAKVEMGQIVLAMGSPLGLSSSVTQGIVSATGRTVSEGQGGGGTGATIANMVQTSAAINPGNSGGALVNLDSEVIGIPTLAATDPDMGGSAAPGIGFAIPVSMVRTVADQIIKSGKVTDSGRPALGITGRTVVDSGYQPAGVAIVDAKADGAAAKAGLKPGDIVVKAGGTDITTITSLTEALAAHKPGQKIEVTYLRDGVRKTAEVTLGEV comes from the coding sequence ATGGATGCATCTCTTCGCCGCAGCCGGGTGCGCCGTACCGTGCCGATCGTGACCGCCGTCGTCGCCATCTCCGGGCTCCTCGGCGGGTGTTCGCAGTCCGGCTCCGCCGCGCCGAGGGAGCCGTCGAGCCCCTCGGCGTCGACCTCCCGCAGCAGCGGATCCGTCACCGACAGCCTGCAGAGCGACTACCAGCGGGTGATCAAGAACGTGCTGCCGTCGGTCGTGCAGATCGACGCGTCCAACAGTCTCGGTTCGGGGATCGTCTACGACGGTCAGGGGCACGTCGTCACCAACGCCCATGTCGTGGGCAACGGGCGGACCTTCAAGGTCTGGACCTCCGGCAGCAGTTCGGCGATCACCGCGCGGCTGGTGGCGGCCTATCCCGAGCAGGATCTCGCCGTGATCAAGCTCGACTCCGTGCCGAGCGGGCTGAAGCCGGCCAGGTTCGGCGACTCGGCCAAGGTCGAGATGGGGCAGATCGTCCTGGCGATGGGTTCGCCGCTCGGCCTGTCCTCCAGCGTCACCCAGGGCATCGTCTCCGCGACCGGCCGCACCGTCTCGGAGGGCCAGGGCGGCGGCGGTACCGGGGCGACCATCGCCAACATGGTGCAGACCTCGGCCGCGATCAACCCCGGCAACAGCGGCGGCGCGCTGGTCAACCTCGACAGCGAGGTCATCGGCATCCCCACCCTCGCCGCCACCGATCCGGACATGGGCGGCAGCGCGGCACCCGGCATCGGCTTCGCGATCCCGGTGTCGATGGTGCGGACGGTCGCCGACCAGATCATCAAGAGCGGCAAGGTCACCGACTCGGGGCGGCCCGCGCTCGGCATCACCGGACGCACCGTGGTGGACAGCGGCTACCAGCCCGCGGGCGTCGCGATCGTGGACGCCAAGGCGGACGGCGCCGCGGCCAAGGCGGGCCTGAAACCGGGCGACATCGTCGTCAAGGCCGGTGGCACCGACATCACGACGATCACCTCGCTGACGGAGGCGCTGGCCGCGCACAAGCCCGGACAGAAGATCGAGGTGACGTACCTGCGTGACGGGGTCAGGAAGACCGCCGAGGTCACGCTGGGCGAGGTGTGA